One Candidatus Nitronauta litoralis genomic window, GATGTGTATAGTCCAGACTGGTCACGAGGTTTTTTTGATGCGGTTCATCTTCCAGCGACAGGCCTTCGAGAAGCCTGGCTTTGGTCCGGCATCCTGTAAAGGGCGAACACGTATCATCAACGTTCTGGTCGAACGTATAATCCGTGTCTGTTTCGACGTCATGATAGTTGGTCGAGAGCTGAATCCGCTGCTGTTGGTCGATGTCGTAGCCAACCTTGCCGTGGATGTTGAAAACGTTGGTGTCGGCCAGCGCGCCGGTGTAATTCTGATAGCCGGGCATGGTGCGGTCGCCATCGGCATCGAACTGGCCGCCGGTTCGGGAGAATGTCCCCGTCACCGTGTAGTCAATCGGGCCGCTCCCTCCCGTCACACCTTGCGTCAGCGACCCTCCGAAACTGTCGTCCGGATGCGCCAGGGACATATTGCCTGTCACATTCGTGTTCAACGTCAGCGTCCCTTTGACCGCCTTTTTAGTGATGATGTTGATCAGCCCACCGCTGGCGCCTTTGCCGTAGATGGCCGTTGCCCCTCTAATAACTTCGATGCGCTCGATGGATGCCGGGTCGATGGTATTGAGGTCCCGGCCGATGTTGATGCTGGAGTATTGGGGCACCCCGTCGATCATGACCAGCGTGTTTCGCCCACGAATTCCCTGCCCGAAGTTATCCGTACTCTGGTTGCTCAACGCCAGACCCGGCACGAGCTTGGGCAAAACCTCGCCGAGATTACGGGTTTGACTGATGGTGGTTTGCTGCGCGAGCTCTTCTTTGGTCACGATCGTGACGGATTGCGACACGGTTTTGAGCGAATCGCTCATACGCGTGACGTTAATGTCAAGTTCATTGAGGAGTATAGATGATTTGGTCTCTTTCTTGGGTGGCTCTGCAGTTGCGTTAGTAACCGATCCAACCAAGAGAGTCATGCTGATTAACAAGCACCCTGCTTGCAGGACGGAGAGGCGATTAACTATATGACTTTGTCCCATTTTATATGTCCTTGTGGTTTTGATAACTATTGATGATTCATTACTAGTTAACGGCTCTTGAAAGGGGCTAAAATCCAGTCATGAGGCGGCGAAACCCGACTTTAAACACGTTCTCGATTTTCGATGAAGAAGTTCAAGCAAATTATGAAGTTTTTTGCACTCGATATTGAGGCGAGTAAAATCGCCTAATTGACGGATTTGAACCGCAACACGATCAACAAATATCGGCGGTTGATCCGGGAAAGAATCGCCGAAGAGAGCGAACTGGAGTCCCCCTTTTCAGGAGAAATCGAAGTCAATGAAGCAAGCTTTTGAATTTGCAAATTATTTGCAAAAATGGAGGCCACGATAATATATATTTTTATTAAATGCAAAGTATTTGCAAAAAATTATTATGCCCTAGTTTTCAAAGGCAGTTTTCACGACTAAAGAAAGAGAGGAGAACCTTTAAAGGTATTACGACAAATTGATTAAGAAACGGGCCCTGATCCTTTGAAATTATTTATTCTGGGTGCCAATATTTCCGCAAGTCCCATGCACGATTTGCAGGAAAGGTTGTTCCATAACTGCCACTTTGCCCGAACTTGGGGTCACCCGCTTAACGTCAGTCTTCTCGCGTATGAGCAGCTCGAAGAAATTCGCTACTTCTCGCAGGAGCGACGCGTATTCGACACCCGTCGGATGCTTAACCTCCATGCTGAAGAAAGGCAAAACACCGATCGCTATCGAGTTAAAATCGAGCATGCCGATCGAATTCTCCGGAAAAGAAGAAGGGTGTATTTGCAAAGAAATTGTCGAGTGAGGGTATGGTCAATGTTTTTCGGATACGGACAAGAAAGAAGTATTCATCTCAGGAGAAAATAGGGATAGTTCTGGATGGACTAAGAGGTGATGAGAGTATCTCGGCGATCTGCCGTCGTGAAGGGATTCCGGATAACCTGTATTACCTCTGGAGCAAGGATTTTCTTAAAGCTGGGAAG contains:
- a CDS encoding NAD(P)-binding domain-containing protein yields the protein MLDFNSIAIGVLPFFSMEVKHPTGVEYASLLREVANFFELLIREKTDVKRVTPSSGKVAVMEQPFLQIVHGTCGNIGTQNK
- a CDS encoding transposase; its protein translation is MVNVFRIRTRKKYSSQEKIGIVLDGLRGDESISAICRREGIPDNLYYLWSKDFLKAGKKQMIEIWPEKRTPLS